The following proteins come from a genomic window of candidate division WOR-3 bacterium:
- the murB gene encoding UDP-N-acetylmuramate dehydrogenase, protein MHDWRRDLGEAVAGCSAEVRFAEPLAQHTTFRVGGLADAWVLVRDRKALERVLSVCRTTGVRTWLLGRGSNVLVSDQGLRGVVFSLGGELAEVRRRTSEDGRPGTELVCGGGAALDAVAATAEKEGLVGVEFLAGIPGTVGGGLHSNAGAFERSLGDVVSGVVALDAEGSESIVSGTQIHREYRRPMIETGLLVLEVMMELETGNPEPAAAIRERRWAKHPTEPSAGSFFRNPEKNGERIPAGKLIEQCGLKGRAIGGAQVSEKHANFIVNTGRAKFSDVYELVQVIKATVEARTGILLEEEVQYLPGPNGGSSPDAEIRTQTSGSGVANGR, encoded by the coding sequence AGTAGCCGGCTGTTCGGCCGAAGTCAGGTTCGCTGAACCACTGGCTCAGCATACGACCTTCCGTGTCGGTGGACTCGCCGACGCCTGGGTGCTCGTTCGTGACCGAAAGGCGCTGGAGCGCGTGCTGTCGGTTTGTCGGACAACGGGCGTGCGGACGTGGCTCTTGGGGCGGGGCTCAAACGTACTGGTGTCTGACCAGGGCCTGCGCGGGGTCGTGTTCTCTCTCGGCGGGGAGTTGGCCGAGGTCAGGCGACGGACGTCGGAGGATGGGCGACCGGGGACAGAACTCGTGTGCGGCGGTGGTGCAGCGCTCGATGCGGTTGCGGCAACGGCGGAGAAGGAGGGTCTGGTTGGTGTCGAGTTTCTCGCCGGCATCCCCGGTACGGTTGGCGGCGGGCTTCACTCCAACGCCGGCGCCTTCGAGCGGTCCCTGGGCGACGTCGTTTCCGGTGTTGTTGCACTCGACGCGGAAGGCAGCGAGAGCATTGTCTCCGGTACGCAAATCCATCGCGAGTACCGTCGGCCGATGATTGAGACTGGCTTGCTGGTGCTGGAAGTGATGATGGAGCTCGAGACGGGCAACCCCGAGCCCGCGGCCGCGATACGTGAGCGGCGTTGGGCGAAGCACCCGACAGAACCGTCGGCAGGCTCGTTCTTTCGGAACCCCGAGAAGAACGGGGAGCGGATCCCGGCCGGGAAGCTCATCGAGCAGTGTGGTTTGAAAGGCAGAGCCATCGGCGGCGCCCAAGTATCAGAGAAGCACGCCAACTTCATCGTTAACACTGGTCGGGCGAAGTTCTCTGACGTGTACGAACTGGTCCAAGTCATCAAGGCGACCGTCGAAGCGCGTACCGGGATCCTGCTCGAAGAGGAAGTGCAGTACCTTCCGGGACCGAATGGAGGCAGCAGTCCGGATGCAGAGATCAGAACGCAGACGTCGGGGAGTGGGGTGGCGAATGGCAGATAG